The following coding sequences lie in one Vanessa tameamea isolate UH-Manoa-2023 chromosome 17, ilVanTame1 primary haplotype, whole genome shotgun sequence genomic window:
- the Dgo gene encoding ankyrin repeat domain-containing protein 6 isoform X2, with translation MGGGALLEAAARGDAGRVASLIRSGADVDATDENGCSALQRAAADGHVDVVRVLLENGGDPNKQDNHGNTAAHEAAWKGYSRTVALLARRGELGARNAAGFVPLHLATQNGHNQSAREILLAGAPPDLQNNYGDTSLHTAARYGHAGVTRILISAQCRVSEQNKNGDTALHIAAAMGRRKLTRILLEAGCDKSLRNHQGETARDIAARKGLEEIINILNTPVAKQPKKKERHRDKSKERTIDEPDDAKKRDKSKDKKKKNVHFENPAQVHWSPYGCHYYPDPKYFPKPKLSSLPTEPLKKGEQYYLDLAGNIKKGPIGAGYTCYCAPFFRHMEEKLNEDKKDLKRHIDRAHEKLDQKVTDLEMKTQGQISELTRFVAAERAMCKERHKHLEQWLTRGMMFRASERVKKLDFSPKGSVDIPPIKRTRSLELLDANNEEWNDVNRIIQSFNENVEQCESIAKDLDQKPTSKSSDGLDSRSPPSPRRKHLLKNSKSSDQLDAGSSACSRSPYNLTPYANCNQDLSHNITAEIHVKSNKVSLSQSPVSDVPIYNDRYIAPCRQSATISPSSSNRYSEYKANDPDDDPKLNQPSETRNETTWKSQVLQRTADDIRKRVILEKEMADVLSRHTKTLDISQDGYIKFPKQPDYREESNVEKEPRKSVQELVAQVEHQQRCTSPERLPLQRKVIEKEISMQVAQPSVLKMPQQPMRPAPVLKEKPPKSKRFSLHNLIPFPTRKTFQTPPKENGNNSESSDDEDNPIRSTNQPGPMRNTNLLQTLPLPNYETMSTNSQSPAPQAQPQSYPHDVRMIPKDAYFHDISNRPVHHQMPYRDIENGLPYPQYPCKNQYEYSEPGVQQNQVQGRNRNPIYHHQTGVFNAMMQDHIMREIERIPHCYSDHLDQNTEVEIANQNDHFRGNYYDNRPPMYPGFRGNTHGLRKPAPDHNLLHSRLQSLAINTHLTETQSQTDRESHNDSGYSTKVYGSSQGPSPSLSGHVDDNLSGQRISVLPNKDGGQLGASSLV, from the exons AATGGATGCAGCGCGTTACAACGTGCCGCAGCGGACGGGCACGTGGACGTCGTGCGTGTTCTTCTGGAAAATGGTGGAGATCCCAACAAACAGGATAAT CACGGCAACACTGCGGCGCACGAGGCGGCATGGAAGGGTTACTCTCGCACGGTAGCGCTGCTGGCGCGCCGCGGGGAGCTGGGCGCGCGCAACGCGGCTGGCTTCGTTCCGCTGCACCTCGCCACGCAGAACGGGCACAACCAGTCCGCCAGGGAGATCCTGCTGGCGGGCGCACCGCCGGACTTGCAGAACAAC TATGGTGACACATCTCTCCATACCGCGGCACGTTACGGCCACGCTGGAGTCACTCGTATCCTCATCTCCGCACAATGCCGCGTGTCCGAGCAAAACAAAAACGGAGACACCGCCCTACACATAGCCGCAGCCATGGGCAGGAGAAAACTAACTCGAATACTCCTCGAGGCCGGCTGCGACAAATCTCTGAGAAACCACCAGGGCGAAACCGCTAGAGACATCGCTGCAAGAAAAGGGCTAGAAGAAATCATCAACATCCTTAACACGCCTGTAGCGAAGCAGCCCAAAAAGAAAGAGAGGCATAGAGACAAAAGTAAAGAAAGGACAATTGATGAACCGGATGATGCGAAGAAAAGGGACAAGAGTAaggataaaaagaaaaagaacgTTCACTTTGAGAACCCGGCACAAGTTCATTGGTCTCCATACGGCTGTCATTACTACCCGGATCCTAAATATTTCCCGAAGCCGAAGTTAAGCTCGTTACCCACCGAACCGTTAAAAAAAGGCGAGCAGTACTATTTGGACTTAGCGGGTAATATCAAAAAAGGTCCAATCGGAGCTGGGTATACGTGTTACTGTGCACCGTTTTTCAGGCATATGGAGGAAAAGCTGAATGAAGACAAGAAAGATTTGAAACGCCATATAGATAGAGCTCATGAGAAATTAGATCAAAAAGTGACAGATTTGGAAATGAAAACTCAAGGACAGATATCTGAATTGACTAGATTTGTAGCTGCAGAAAGAGCTATGTGCAAAGAAAGACATAAACACCTGGAGCAGTGGTTGACAAGAGGCATGATGTTCAGAGCGTCGGAGAGGGTTAAAAAATTAGATTTCAGTCCAAAAGGTTCTGTAGATATTCCACCGATAAAAAGGACACGAAGTTTAGAACTCTTAGATGCAAATAACGAAGAATGGAATGATGTTAATAGAATTATTCAGAGTTTTAACGAAAATGTAGAACAATGTGAAAGTATTGCCAAAGACCTGGATCAAAAACCAACTTCTAAGAGCTCAGATGGCCTTGACAGTAGATCACCACCCAGTCCAAGACGGAAGCATTTACTGAAAAATTCAAAAAGTAGTGATCAATTAGACGCAGGATCTAGTGCATGCTCCAGATCTCCTTACAACCTAACACCGTATGCAAATTGCAATCAAGACTTATCTCATAATATTACAGCGGAAATACACGTCAAATCAAACAAAGTTTCACTTTCACAATCACCGGTATCAGACGTGCCAATTTATAATGACAGATACATTGCCCCTTGTCGACAATCTGCCACAATTTCGCCGAGTAGCAGCAATAGATATTCGGAATACAAAGCTAATGATCCTGATGACGATCCCAAATTAAATCAGCCATCGGAAACCCGTAATGAAACTACATGGAAAAGTCAGGTATTACAGAGGACTGCCGATGACATCCGCAAAAGGGTGATTCTCGAAAAAGAAATGGCGGATGTGTTATCAAGACATACAAAGACATTGGACATATCTCAAGATGGATACATAAAATTTCCAAAACAACCCGATTATCGAGAAGAAAGTAACGTTGAAAAAGAACCTCGTAAATCGGTGCAAGAGCTAGTAGCACAAGTAGAACATCAACAGAGGTGCACTTCACCAGAACGTCTGCCCTTACAAAGAAAAGTTATTGAAAAAGAGATATCAATGCAAGTTGCTCAGCCGAGTGTCTTAAAAATGCCTCAACAACCAATGCGACCGGCACCTGTATTGAAAGAAAAACCACCGAAATCCAAAAGATTTAGCCTACATAACCTCATACCATTCCCAACGAGAAAGACTTTCCAAACCCCACCCAAGGAAAATGGGAACAACTCGGAAAGTAGCGACGATGAAGACAATCCAATTAGAAGTACAAATCAACCAGGTCCCATGAGAAACACTAACCTACTCCAAACTCTACCTCTACCGAACTACGAGACTATGTCTACAAATTCTCAATCACCAGCTCCTCAAGCACAACCTCAAAGTTATCCGCATGACGTTAGGATGATTCCAAAAGACGCTTATTTCCACGACATATCAAACAGGCCTGTACACCATCAGATGCCTTACAGAGATATCGAAAATGGACTACCGTATCCACAATATCCTTGTAAGAATCAGTACGAGTACAGCGAACCCGGAGTGCAACAAAATCAAGTCCAAGGTCGAAATAGAAATCCTATATACCATCACCAGACCGGAGTCTTCAACGCAATGATGCAAGATCATATAATGCGGGAAATAGAACGGATACCACATTGTTACAGTGACCATTTAGATCAGAATACAGAGGTGGAGATTGCTAATCAGAATGATCACTTTCGCGGTAATTACTACGATAACCGTCCGCCAATGTACCCAGGATTCAGAGGAAATACACATGGTTTGAGAAAACCAGCACCAGATCATAACTTATTGCATAGCCGTCTTCAATCTCTGGCCATAAATACACATTTGACGGAAACTCAAAGTCAAACTGACAGAGAGTCACATAACGATTCTGGATACAGCACAAAAGTTTATGGCAGTTCACAAGGACCGTCTCCAAGTCTATCTGGTCACGTGGATGACAACTTATCAGGGCAGCGAATTAGCGTTCTGCCTAATAAAGATGGCGGACAACTGGGTGCTTCGAGCTTAGTCTGa
- the Dgo gene encoding ankyrin repeat domain-containing protein 6 isoform X1, translating to MGGGALLEAAARGDAGRVASLIRSGADVDATDENGCSALQRAAADGHVDVVRVLLENGGDPNKQDNVHGNTAAHEAAWKGYSRTVALLARRGELGARNAAGFVPLHLATQNGHNQSAREILLAGAPPDLQNNYGDTSLHTAARYGHAGVTRILISAQCRVSEQNKNGDTALHIAAAMGRRKLTRILLEAGCDKSLRNHQGETARDIAARKGLEEIINILNTPVAKQPKKKERHRDKSKERTIDEPDDAKKRDKSKDKKKKNVHFENPAQVHWSPYGCHYYPDPKYFPKPKLSSLPTEPLKKGEQYYLDLAGNIKKGPIGAGYTCYCAPFFRHMEEKLNEDKKDLKRHIDRAHEKLDQKVTDLEMKTQGQISELTRFVAAERAMCKERHKHLEQWLTRGMMFRASERVKKLDFSPKGSVDIPPIKRTRSLELLDANNEEWNDVNRIIQSFNENVEQCESIAKDLDQKPTSKSSDGLDSRSPPSPRRKHLLKNSKSSDQLDAGSSACSRSPYNLTPYANCNQDLSHNITAEIHVKSNKVSLSQSPVSDVPIYNDRYIAPCRQSATISPSSSNRYSEYKANDPDDDPKLNQPSETRNETTWKSQVLQRTADDIRKRVILEKEMADVLSRHTKTLDISQDGYIKFPKQPDYREESNVEKEPRKSVQELVAQVEHQQRCTSPERLPLQRKVIEKEISMQVAQPSVLKMPQQPMRPAPVLKEKPPKSKRFSLHNLIPFPTRKTFQTPPKENGNNSESSDDEDNPIRSTNQPGPMRNTNLLQTLPLPNYETMSTNSQSPAPQAQPQSYPHDVRMIPKDAYFHDISNRPVHHQMPYRDIENGLPYPQYPCKNQYEYSEPGVQQNQVQGRNRNPIYHHQTGVFNAMMQDHIMREIERIPHCYSDHLDQNTEVEIANQNDHFRGNYYDNRPPMYPGFRGNTHGLRKPAPDHNLLHSRLQSLAINTHLTETQSQTDRESHNDSGYSTKVYGSSQGPSPSLSGHVDDNLSGQRISVLPNKDGGQLGASSLV from the exons AATGGATGCAGCGCGTTACAACGTGCCGCAGCGGACGGGCACGTGGACGTCGTGCGTGTTCTTCTGGAAAATGGTGGAGATCCCAACAAACAGGATAATGTG CACGGCAACACTGCGGCGCACGAGGCGGCATGGAAGGGTTACTCTCGCACGGTAGCGCTGCTGGCGCGCCGCGGGGAGCTGGGCGCGCGCAACGCGGCTGGCTTCGTTCCGCTGCACCTCGCCACGCAGAACGGGCACAACCAGTCCGCCAGGGAGATCCTGCTGGCGGGCGCACCGCCGGACTTGCAGAACAAC TATGGTGACACATCTCTCCATACCGCGGCACGTTACGGCCACGCTGGAGTCACTCGTATCCTCATCTCCGCACAATGCCGCGTGTCCGAGCAAAACAAAAACGGAGACACCGCCCTACACATAGCCGCAGCCATGGGCAGGAGAAAACTAACTCGAATACTCCTCGAGGCCGGCTGCGACAAATCTCTGAGAAACCACCAGGGCGAAACCGCTAGAGACATCGCTGCAAGAAAAGGGCTAGAAGAAATCATCAACATCCTTAACACGCCTGTAGCGAAGCAGCCCAAAAAGAAAGAGAGGCATAGAGACAAAAGTAAAGAAAGGACAATTGATGAACCGGATGATGCGAAGAAAAGGGACAAGAGTAaggataaaaagaaaaagaacgTTCACTTTGAGAACCCGGCACAAGTTCATTGGTCTCCATACGGCTGTCATTACTACCCGGATCCTAAATATTTCCCGAAGCCGAAGTTAAGCTCGTTACCCACCGAACCGTTAAAAAAAGGCGAGCAGTACTATTTGGACTTAGCGGGTAATATCAAAAAAGGTCCAATCGGAGCTGGGTATACGTGTTACTGTGCACCGTTTTTCAGGCATATGGAGGAAAAGCTGAATGAAGACAAGAAAGATTTGAAACGCCATATAGATAGAGCTCATGAGAAATTAGATCAAAAAGTGACAGATTTGGAAATGAAAACTCAAGGACAGATATCTGAATTGACTAGATTTGTAGCTGCAGAAAGAGCTATGTGCAAAGAAAGACATAAACACCTGGAGCAGTGGTTGACAAGAGGCATGATGTTCAGAGCGTCGGAGAGGGTTAAAAAATTAGATTTCAGTCCAAAAGGTTCTGTAGATATTCCACCGATAAAAAGGACACGAAGTTTAGAACTCTTAGATGCAAATAACGAAGAATGGAATGATGTTAATAGAATTATTCAGAGTTTTAACGAAAATGTAGAACAATGTGAAAGTATTGCCAAAGACCTGGATCAAAAACCAACTTCTAAGAGCTCAGATGGCCTTGACAGTAGATCACCACCCAGTCCAAGACGGAAGCATTTACTGAAAAATTCAAAAAGTAGTGATCAATTAGACGCAGGATCTAGTGCATGCTCCAGATCTCCTTACAACCTAACACCGTATGCAAATTGCAATCAAGACTTATCTCATAATATTACAGCGGAAATACACGTCAAATCAAACAAAGTTTCACTTTCACAATCACCGGTATCAGACGTGCCAATTTATAATGACAGATACATTGCCCCTTGTCGACAATCTGCCACAATTTCGCCGAGTAGCAGCAATAGATATTCGGAATACAAAGCTAATGATCCTGATGACGATCCCAAATTAAATCAGCCATCGGAAACCCGTAATGAAACTACATGGAAAAGTCAGGTATTACAGAGGACTGCCGATGACATCCGCAAAAGGGTGATTCTCGAAAAAGAAATGGCGGATGTGTTATCAAGACATACAAAGACATTGGACATATCTCAAGATGGATACATAAAATTTCCAAAACAACCCGATTATCGAGAAGAAAGTAACGTTGAAAAAGAACCTCGTAAATCGGTGCAAGAGCTAGTAGCACAAGTAGAACATCAACAGAGGTGCACTTCACCAGAACGTCTGCCCTTACAAAGAAAAGTTATTGAAAAAGAGATATCAATGCAAGTTGCTCAGCCGAGTGTCTTAAAAATGCCTCAACAACCAATGCGACCGGCACCTGTATTGAAAGAAAAACCACCGAAATCCAAAAGATTTAGCCTACATAACCTCATACCATTCCCAACGAGAAAGACTTTCCAAACCCCACCCAAGGAAAATGGGAACAACTCGGAAAGTAGCGACGATGAAGACAATCCAATTAGAAGTACAAATCAACCAGGTCCCATGAGAAACACTAACCTACTCCAAACTCTACCTCTACCGAACTACGAGACTATGTCTACAAATTCTCAATCACCAGCTCCTCAAGCACAACCTCAAAGTTATCCGCATGACGTTAGGATGATTCCAAAAGACGCTTATTTCCACGACATATCAAACAGGCCTGTACACCATCAGATGCCTTACAGAGATATCGAAAATGGACTACCGTATCCACAATATCCTTGTAAGAATCAGTACGAGTACAGCGAACCCGGAGTGCAACAAAATCAAGTCCAAGGTCGAAATAGAAATCCTATATACCATCACCAGACCGGAGTCTTCAACGCAATGATGCAAGATCATATAATGCGGGAAATAGAACGGATACCACATTGTTACAGTGACCATTTAGATCAGAATACAGAGGTGGAGATTGCTAATCAGAATGATCACTTTCGCGGTAATTACTACGATAACCGTCCGCCAATGTACCCAGGATTCAGAGGAAATACACATGGTTTGAGAAAACCAGCACCAGATCATAACTTATTGCATAGCCGTCTTCAATCTCTGGCCATAAATACACATTTGACGGAAACTCAAAGTCAAACTGACAGAGAGTCACATAACGATTCTGGATACAGCACAAAAGTTTATGGCAGTTCACAAGGACCGTCTCCAAGTCTATCTGGTCACGTGGATGACAACTTATCAGGGCAGCGAATTAGCGTTCTGCCTAATAAAGATGGCGGACAACTGGGTGCTTCGAGCTTAGTCTGa